ccaccagaagatcccatgagtcaccatctaaaccaagaaagtaactttcaagtttatctttccaatattcaaagttttcaccatcgaatactggtggtctagtgtaaccattgttaccatttccattatattgctcagcagagccagatgtagatgtagttattggaatttcaccagccatataaactttgtgtttttctcttcctgaatcttttctaacacggttaagtgcttgcaccttagaaccggcgctctgatgccaattgaaggatagaaaaacacttagaaagggggggggggttgaataagtgtgactttaaaaactcttaagaaaaaaacaattgcacaatgatttttatcttggttcgttgttaacgaaactactccagtccacccccttagagtgatttacctcacttgaggatttaattcactaatcaatcttgattacaatgattttccacttagataccctctaagtcgtctagagtattctgatcacaccttgatcactctaggaaccttttacaaatgaatgtaaaacaaattcttacaagagtattacaatgcttcttaataagctttaatcacaactgtgatatttctcttaagttctaagcttaaatctcactaagatattacaatgaagtgagtttgaagatgaagtttgatagcttttgattcaacagcgtttcagcaagtttgtgcAAAGAGTTCGTGAATTGGTTACCTTGCTTCAGAtaagaacttcactatttataggcgttttgagaagatgaccgttgggagcatttaatgcgttgcgtgatccgtacagcattgcatttaatgtttcactattttgtcaactaccCCGAGTCTTGCTTTTCctacttttactgactttgcctttaatagcttctaatgttccttttgtcagtcagtgtagtctgccatcttgtacttgcttctgatatgatgtttgtagatacaatgtttgaattaatcagagtcaaacagcttggtgcaaatcATCTTCTTGTcctctgaccttgaagtgcttctagcgtgataccatgagaacttcagtgcttctgcttctgatctcaagttcttctgatgcttcaatagaccatgttttgattctgcttgaccatcttttgatgtcttgctagagcatgttctgatgttgcatacttgaaccttctgagtcagtggttcttgcgctgattttgtgcatactctttatatatttcctgaaatggaaattacataggattagagtaccacattatcttaagaaaaattcatatacattgttatcatcaaaactaataatattgatcagaacaattcttgttatAACATTTAGAACTCGGTGCAGATAGGTTGGACGTTGCAATGTAAATTTCAGCATCGAAAGACAAGGAACTTCTTGATAAGTTGTCAAGGCATAAGTTACGGTCTAAGAAGGTAAGTTTTCTTAGTTGTGTTCTTTGAGGTGGTGGGATTGGGGTAGACCCATCTAAGGTGGATACAGTGTTGCAGTGGGAAGCTCCAAAAGTCAGTTACGGAGATTAGAAGCTTTTTGGACATGACTAGTTATCGTCGTAGTTTGTTTGAGACGAGGTCAAGAATGATATGTTGTTAATAAATGAAAGATTGGTATTAGTAAGGATGTAGAGGTATTGGCTAAACACATAGAGGTGCAGTTTATGCCATTGAGAATGGTTAGAATAGAGAGATGTTTGAGGAAAAGAGAAAGTTAAATGGTGGAGTGGGTTGCGTGTTATTCATGGCATAATATCGACATGTGTCGGGAAATTTTGGAAGTTTATATCGTAAATTGTGATGTGGAGATGGTGTTATTTAAATTGCGATTGGAATGAGATCCAAATATGAAATTATGGGAAACATCGAGGATATGAGGCTAAAGGGGAAACTAAGGATTTATTGATGTTATTAAGGTCTTTACTTGGATGAAGATTTCTTTTGGGAGAAGAAACGATTTGGGTTGTACTTGGTATAGTAGCAGTTCCTGTATTGGAGAATACTTCACAATTGTGTTGTACTACGAGCGTGTATCGGAGGATATGTGATGGATTTTGGACGTTTATGTATGATTAACAGGGTTGAGAGAGGGGAGGAAATTGATGATTATTAAATTGTGGAGAACACACGTGACTAGGAGGACGAATCTATgtgtgtcgttgttgttgttgctacttTGAAACGTTGTCAAGTGGTTACCTTGTCACTAATCGTTATGTCTGGATGATCGGTAATCGAAGTGTTGCCAAACAGGACCTGGGGGTCAGAAAGTAGGATGCGAGATTCGTAGTCAGAATAGTTAGTATCAGGTGAATTtttgaggacgaaaatcttttaagtgggagAGAGATGTAACGCTCGTttacattatttaattatttaattatttaattgtgagTTATTTGGAGAAAATATGAATTTATAGAATGATTGTGGTATCGGAGGGTGTGTATCCGTAGAATAGAGGGTAGTGTCGTTGATCTAAAAATTATAGAATTAAATAGATATAATTCgttgtaattatttatttagtttgatttattaaataatagaagTGGTTGAATTTCGGTTCATTAGTTCTCCGaaataaattattgttttaaaaaatgtaGTATCTATAGTATTGAtttaaaactatatttttttGAGAAGTTGTctcattattaaatattaaatttcttaaaatataattCATGAAATTAAATTGAAAGAGAGAGAATACAAATAGATGAAACATATTTAAGAAAGCGTGAGGAGATTTCCTAAACATGCCAAATCATCATAATACTCTTTTTAAAATTACCTCAAGTTTTCTTTTATTTGTAGTAAGTATATACATACTAAAAAAATAATGGTAgtcttatttttattataataagttGTCAACTTTACATATGGGGAATTACGTAACTGCTTTATTTTAGAAAGAGGATTATATAAGAGTTgcttatgaaaaaaaagaaagaggatTATATATAGAGAAAAtatgttaaaatatatattaattttttttcaaattaaataaaaattaattatacattACCAATTTGCAAAAgctatttttactttttaaaatataagaaatattgaattatttaattaattttgtttatgaAAATTCAATAAACAAACAACTTTAGTCATGATATAATTAATTTAGAGGGAGATGTTTTTTATAAATAGATTTTAcggtgtttttaaaaaatataaatttttgtgtgcttaattttttttataattttcataTACAATATAAAGAGTATCTTCGAAATTAATTCATTcttatataacaaaataaaaaataatttaatgcaattgaaaaatagttttctctaaaaaagaaaaagatttgagagagaaaaaaactaaattgacaagttaaaaaaaaaagtcttttaatTGTTTTAGCTACTCTTGTTTAGCCGTTTTATATCTTTCCAATTAATATTGATGGCTGTAAAACGAAGTTTTAACATAATTTCGTTACTTTAATTACTTAAACTGTTTTTCATAACTCACCCATTAATATTTATGGCGGTAAAATAGTTATTTTATGTTACACAAAAAtagatatataattttttttaataaaagatacACATATTATTGTTTCCCTAAAACTTTGTTATACGAAATCTACTAAATTCCCTAATATATAGATGATTCAAACCTTAAAACATACAAAGTAACAAACATCACACCCTAAATATAATCTATTTTTACTCTTTAAAAACAATGTCACAACCTTTCAATGGTTGAGAAACAAGAAACCCTTTATAGCAAAGCCTCAAAATGGCATCAATTGCATAAAACCATTGTTTAATTTCATCATCTCTCCTCCATCCATAAACAACTTTCCCCTAAGCAAAATATCCTTAAGGTTCCTTTACCTCCAAGAAAAAACAAGATTCTCCACATGAACCAATGAGAAAGAGGTGCAAAACAACATAACCAAAACCAAACATCACTTTCTCTTgaacataaaaaacaaattatgttTTTGCAGTTATGTTTATTCATCTCAAAACATTTCTtattttgatgtattatttttaaatagtttcGACATTATTATcgagaaaaaaattaaactaaCATAATCGTTAGCTTGTGGTTGCTCCCGACTTTCTCAAACTCCCCGAACAAATAAATGTTGCATAACATGGACAACATTCCTTCATCACCTGGCAAGTTCAAGATGGAGAAAAGAACAAGATGGCAAACTTCCCTACAAAAGCTCACATTTTGGTCCATTCTATCCATGGGAGTTATCTACTTCCTTTTCTTCCGAGCCCCGTCATCGTTCTCCTCCGACACATCGCGTAGATCCTTACGAACCTACAGCTACGGAGGCGCAGCGTGGGAAAAGAAGGTCCGTTCGTCCGCACGAGTCACTTCCAAAAACGGAGTCTCGGTGCTTGTAACCGGGGCTGCAGGCTTCGTCGGAAGCCATGTCTCGATTGCACTCAAGCACCGAGGCGACGGTGTTCTTGGTCTTGACAATTTCAATGACTACTATGATCCATCGTTGAAACGCGGCCGCCAAGCGCTTTTGGCGAAAACAGGCGTGTTTATCGTTGAAGGCGATATCAACGATGTCTCACTTTTGAAGAAACTATTTGAGGTTGTTCCTTTTACTCATGTCATGCATTTAGCTGCACAAGCTGGTGTGAGATACGCTATGGAAAATCCTGGATCATATGTTCATAGCAACATAGCTGGTTTTGTTAATTTACTCGAAGTTTGTAAATCGGTTGAACCACAACCTGCTATAGTTTGGGCTTCTTCAAGTTCAGTTTATGGTTTAAACACAAAAGTACCTTTCTCAGAAAAAGATAGGACTGATCAACCTGCTAGTCTATACGCTGCCACGAAAAAAGCGGGCGAAGAAATCGCGCATACTTATAATCACATCTATGGACTTTCATTAACAGGTTTGAGATTCTTCACTGTTTATGGACCCTGGGGAAGACCTGATATGGCATACTTTTTTTTCACAAAGGATATATTAAAAGGGAACTCAATACCAATTTTCGAAGGGGCGAACCACGGAACCGTTGCAAGGGATTTTACTTATATTGATGACATTGTGAAGGGATGTTTAGGTGCATTGGATACTGCTGAGAAGAGTACTGGAAGTGGTGGGAAGAAACGAGCACCGGCGCAGTTGAGGGTTTTTAATTTAGGTAATACCTCGCCCGTTCCAGTTACCGATCTTGTGAGTATTTTGGAGAGGCTGTTGAAGGTTAAGGCCAAGAGGAATGTGATGAGGATGCCACGAAATGGCGATGTTCAGTTTACGCATGCGAATATAAGTTACGCGAAGAAGGAGTTCGGGTATAAACCTACGACCGATTTAGAAACCGGTTTGAAGAACTTTGTTAGGTGGTATCTAAATTATTATTCTGCAGGGAAAAAGGCTGATCAGTGATGATGGATTGTTTGTTTACACATTGTTGTAGTTTGTTTGAGTTTTTGTTTATTATGTATGGTTTTTGTGTTTGTATTGTcccttacatatatatatatatattagttgcaTGGCATGGTTAggatatttcatgtgtcaaacaAACTCAAAGGGACAAGAAGAATCATAGTtttatgttttgtattttttgtgtaTGAATGTAACTGTTATAGTTTTAGATTTGTATAGTATTTATGACTCTGATAGAACACATGGTGATTCTTGGCAGTGTGTAATTGtaaaaaaagtcaataaattTCTGCACAATAGTTTCATTTCCTTTTTTGATGGAATTTTTCATCCCTTAATTCTAACTGAATGAATTACTGTGACAAAaaatttatttggaattattataAGTAGCTCCATGGTTAGTGCAGTgctacttttatatatatatatatatatatatatatatatatatatatatatatatatatatatatatatatatatatatatatatatatatatatatatatatata
This genomic stretch from Vicia villosa cultivar HV-30 ecotype Madison, WI unplaced genomic scaffold, Vvil1.0 ctg.000278F_1_1, whole genome shotgun sequence harbors:
- the LOC131626231 gene encoding UDP-glucuronate 4-epimerase 2-like; translated protein: MLHNMDNIPSSPGKFKMEKRTRWQTSLQKLTFWSILSMGVIYFLFFRAPSSFSSDTSRRSLRTYSYGGAAWEKKVRSSARVTSKNGVSVLVTGAAGFVGSHVSIALKHRGDGVLGLDNFNDYYDPSLKRGRQALLAKTGVFIVEGDINDVSLLKKLFEVVPFTHVMHLAAQAGVRYAMENPGSYVHSNIAGFVNLLEVCKSVEPQPAIVWASSSSVYGLNTKVPFSEKDRTDQPASLYAATKKAGEEIAHTYNHIYGLSLTGLRFFTVYGPWGRPDMAYFFFTKDILKGNSIPIFEGANHGTVARDFTYIDDIVKGCLGALDTAEKSTGSGGKKRAPAQLRVFNLGNTSPVPVTDLVSILERLLKVKAKRNVMRMPRNGDVQFTHANISYAKKEFGYKPTTDLETGLKNFVRWYLNYYSAGKKADQ